ATTTATGCACACGTGgtataaaatccaaataaTGCACGTTTGATCTTGAATCAcgtttgagaataaaaaattaacgcTGCCATACTGAAACCATCCGCAGCGCTGTTGGCGGTAATTCCTCGTACTCATGGTATATACATGCATGCATgttattatcaaatttttgttttatcccGCGGGCCCGCGGGTTGTTTCGACAGACCAGCTGATTGAAGTGTCGGGCAGTCGCAAATTACAGTACTTGCATGTAATTGCATCGTGGTTCTAGTGTCATAAcacaaattatttattcattaataACACGTGTAAATGACAATCGCCGATTAGTAACTAAAACATTTGCTCGAGCATGAAGAAACAGGTATATATTCTAAATTGATCATTATCTTGATTTATAGACAcgttaatttttaatatattcgttcatttttaaACATATTCCTCAATTCCTTATCCTTTCAGGaagtttatttgttttttataacaACAACCATTTACGTGGATTTTCAATCACATAACTTGtactttttttacaatatcaCAAGGTCCAATTTCCaagtaaatttttctttgtgcgGCAGCAATAGATTGGGAATATTATCATTAATCTTGATGGCTCGATTTACTGATAATATTATCGATTATTAAATGtctcacattttttcttttttttagcGGCAACCAGTTGAGACTGTGGATAAGGAGAATTACTATGAAAAAGAAAGACCATTTATTACATTGAAGAGGCAATGTGAGTCTAAACGATAgaacatgaaaatagaaaaatattgtttgatCACACTCGTCATTTCACAAAGAGTCTTAACAATTGCAACAAATAAGATACATCTTTACAGGTGGGAAGGCATGGAACAGTCTGAGTCAGTTTTTAATTGATACAAGGATGTGTGAAGCAGTGGAAATAGTCTCGCAGTACCTGCTGTCAAATCCAGTTCTTCTGGCAGCTTGTATAGCCATTATATCAGCAGTTGCGATTCCACTCTTGCTGTTTCTTCTTTTTGCCATTGTCAATGTGGCATTTGCATTCACAAGTTTCATTGTCATAGAAGGTAAATTATTCTCTTGTCTCTTATTCAGTCAATTGTTTGTCAGCACCTCAGTTTTAAGTAATTTTATAGTGAACACAATATTCATTCAAAGTGATCCTTGAGTAGCCCGATAATCCAAGCATTTTTCAACCCATCTATTTAAACTCATTAacttgaaaactcgtttttatttttttttcagtcagcGTATTAACGATAGGAGCAACTGTTCTTGGCTGTATGCTATTTTGTGTAATTAGTGTCATAACGATAATGGGATTAAGTTTAGTACTTACGTACTACATAGCGTATTACATATTGTCAGTTATCAGGAGTATGAAAGCAACAacaggttaaaaaaaatgtacaacaaGTATTTCTCAACCATCTCGAGGTTATGCATATTATGAGAGgaacaattataaaaatattaatatatgtatttattattgatttgaatgatttgttttttaatacgATTGAGTGATTAACAATTGGGTGCCTTGACCTCTTCAACTTCAGCCAACTCCAATGATCCTTCTACACACTTATATAAATAGTATATATCTCAGTTACATTTATGTGAataaatttacagttgaaatAACCTGTAATCAATCATCGAGTATTTCTGATTCTTCAATTCCTTGTTGCCTCTGCCTACCTTCCGCTGCCTTTCTGATCTCTTCCCACAGCAATTCTACCAAATTCCGACCATGCTCCTTCTTATGGTAGTTGAAACTATGTACGTAATCCACTTCATTTGTCGTATCTGTAACGGAGTTGTgaaatcaaaatacaaaattaaaCTGTTTACATTATATCAATATCCATTTTATAAAAGCT
This sequence is a window from Venturia canescens isolate UGA chromosome 8, ASM1945775v1, whole genome shotgun sequence. Protein-coding genes within it:
- the LOC122414697 gene encoding uncharacterized protein, whose translation is MKKQRQPVETVDKENYYEKERPFITLKRQCGKAWNSLSQFLIDTRMCEAVEIVSQYLLSNPVLLAACIAIISAVAIPLLLFLLFAIVNVAFAFTSFIVIEVSVLTIGATVLGCMLFCVISVITIMGLSLVLTYYIAYYILSVIRSMKATTG